From the Malaclemys terrapin pileata isolate rMalTer1 chromosome 13, rMalTer1.hap1, whole genome shotgun sequence genome, one window contains:
- the ZNF750 gene encoding zinc finger protein 750 has translation MSLLKERKPKKPHYIPRPPGKPFKYKCFQCPFTCNEKSHLFNHMKYGLCKNSITLVSEQDRVIKCPKSGSLEPKQINQIEPTAKPTSSKSITNGLSNLDSKPQYAFSKDDAKENVELQNQTTNKSAQGQKLVIQKELTPASTTAESVINMQPGLDGIVRPSAFVPVGEHRHSKGPETNEVAEMISLSNSNNKSLPFHAKSAFHAPNHPWKSGSTFIPPEFPHKIPPTKGFGPIPPYMHPMIPEYSPPFYEHGLAIYAPYLLPSNSPECENSVLSVYGTQDQRHFLPHPGPLPKPINPSSYEHYRLLPQYHSSPPVPYGFCRPTDPPFYRFPHVAGISRDTSSHLMEETTLLYPTSSSPSQQYSLSSHKKQTDYEKEIPLLHAKNHSKEDPNERENAKMSPRAGSAATGSPGRPSPTNFTQTSHVCEGLFDLSNKSSSTVTEKYDQQEENFSALRLARKSIDQSTLLQNVQNQQDRDSSTSIHVIGEDTHVQTECQAKNEASLSNTEDDTGITPLNLSKKPDTHTRVVHEHLYKNASKMEIQSFIELQDMPLNLSVKDSYNTVSLKTSFQHSSHDAGTATTPNNENENSEDVYNTMNPNSACDKPSFTAQSTEVQDLRVIDNSDEQKQTAAVALCQLAAYSPSKMRLDKEEQSSQDCSTPCTEPTLSPSDTQDNHRNHKAKGQKRTNQKESTKAQQGSKRVRPNDCSRVFTLRKRTRVS, from the exons ATGAGTCTCCTCAAAGAGCGCAAACCAAAGAAACCTCATTATATCCCAAGGCCTCCAGGAAAACCATTTAAATATAAGTGTTTTCAGTGCCCCTTTACTTGCAATGAGAAATCCCACCTTTTTAACCATATGAAGTACGGTCTCTGCAAAAACTCAATTACTTTAGTATCAGAGCAGGATAGAGTTATCAAGTGCCCAAAGTCTGGTTCCTTGGAGCCCAAACAGATCAATCAGATAGAACCTACAGCTAAACCAACTTCTTCTAAATCTATCACAAATGGTCTATCAAATCTTGATTCTAAGCCTCAATATGCTTTTTCAAAAGATGATGCCAAGGAAAATGTAgaattacaaaatcagacaacaAATAAATCAGCTCAAGGACAAAAGCTTGTAATACAGAAGGAATTAACTCCTGCCAGTACTACCGCAGAAAGTGTAATCAACATGCAGCCTGGTTTGGATGGCATTGTAAGGCCCTCAGCTTTTGTTCCTGTAGGAGAGCACAGACATAGTAAAGGCCCAGAAACTAATGAGGTTGCTGAAATGATATCCCTGTCTAATTCGAACAACAAAAGCTTGCCTTTTCATGCAAAGTCTGCATTTCATGCTCCAAACCATCCATGGAAATCAGGTTCTACTTTTATCCCACCAGAGTTTCCACATAAAATTCCTCCCACAAAAGGTTTTGGTCCCATTCCACCTTACATGCATCCAATGATTCCAGAGTATTCACCCCCTTTTTATGAGCATGGACTGGCTATCTATGCACCTTACTTGCTTCCAAGTAACTCACCAGAGTGTGAAAACTCTGTGCTGTCTGTCTATGGGACCCAAGATCAAAGACATTTTCTTCCCCACCCAGGGCCACTCCCAAAGCCAATAAATCCATCATCATATGAGCACTACCGATTACTTCCTCAATATCATTCCAGTCCCCCAGTGCCATATGGATTTTGCAGACCAACAGATCCTCCATTTTATAGATTTCCACATGTAGCTGGTATTAGTAGAGATACAAGTTCTCATCTAATGGAGGAAACTACCTTGCTGTACCCAACTTCTTCAAGTCCATCTCAACAATACTCATTAAGCTCCCATAAAAAGCAGACTGATTATGAAAAAGAAATTCCACTGCTGCATGCCAAAAACCATTCAAAAGAAGACCCAAATGAAAGAGAGAATGCCAAAATGAGCCCCCGTGCAGGGAGCGCAGCAACAGGCTCACCTGGTAGACCCAGCCCAACTAACTTCACTCAGACAAGCCATGTTTGTGAAGGTCTGTTTGACCTCTCTAACAAATCATCTTCCACTGTAACTGAGAAGTATGACCAACAGGAAGAAAATTTCTCAGCCCTCAGACTTGCGAGGAAAAGCATAGATCAATCAACTCTACTTCAAAATGTGCAGAACCAGCAAGATAGAGATTCATCTACCAG TATTCACGTCATTGGGGAAGATACACATGTGCAGACTGAATGTCAAGCAAAGAATGAGGCCTCTCTGTCCAACACAGAGGACGACACAGGGATAACTCCGCTTAATCTTTCAAAGAagcctgacacacacacaagagTTGTTCATGAACACCTATACAAAAATGCTTCCAAAATGGAAATTCAGAGTTTTATTGAATTGCAAGACATGCCTCTGAATCTCTCAGTGAAAGATTCCTATAACACCGTCAGCCTGAAAACTTCATTTCAGCATTCATCACATGATGCTGGGACTGCCACCACTCCaaacaatgaaaatgaaaattctgaaGATGTATACAACACAATGAATCCTAACAGTGCCTGTGACAAGCCTTCTTTCACAGCACAGAGTACTGAAGTCCAAGATTTAAGAGTAATTGACAATTCTgatgaacaaaaacaaacagcagctGTTGCTCTTTGTCAGCTAGCTGCATATAGTCCTAGTAAAATGAGACTGGACAAGGAAGAGCAAAGTTCTCAAGACTGTAGTACTCCATGTACAGAGCCTACCCTCAGTCCTTCAGATACTCAGGATAATCACCGCAATCACAAAGCAAAAGGACAAAAAAGGACAAATCAAAAAGAATCCACAAAAGCACAGCAAGGGTCTAAAAGAGTAAGACCCAATGACTGCAGCAGAGTGTTTACTCTGAGAAAGAGAACACGAGTATCATAA